The following proteins are encoded in a genomic region of Lemur catta isolate mLemCat1 chromosome 10, mLemCat1.pri, whole genome shotgun sequence:
- the LOC123646109 gene encoding olfactory receptor 1L3 encodes MGMSNLTGLSEFILLGLSSRPEDQKPLFALFLITYLVTMVGNMLIISAIHSDPRLQNPMYFFLSVLSFADICYTTVIVPKMLVNFLSDKKTISYAECLTQMYFFLAFGNIDSYLLAAMAIDRYVAICNPFHYVTVMNPRCCALLLAFSITFPYLHSLLYVLLVNQLNFCASNVIHHFFCDGYPVLKLSCSSTFVIEVVDMTEGLADVMVPFVCILISYLRILISVLKIPSAAGKRKAFSTCSSHLTVVTLFYGSIAYVYFQPLSNYTVKDRIATVTYTVLTPMLNPFIYSLRNKDMKRGLEKLLNKIKSQMGRFPSTKANKICGP; translated from the coding sequence ACCAGAAGCCACTCTTTGCCCTCTTTCTTATCACATACCTGGTCACCATGGTGGGAAATATGCTCATCATCTCGGCTATCCACTCTGACCCACGGCTCCAAAACCCTATGTATTTCTTCCTAAGCGTCTTGTCCTTTGCTGATATTTGCTACACAACAGTCATAGTCCCCAAAATGTTGGTGAACTTCTTATCAGACAAAAAGACCATTTCCTATGCTGAATGCCTGACACAAATGTATTTCTTCCTGGCCTTTGGAAACATAGACAGTTACCTCCTGGCAGCTATGGCCATTGACCGCTATGTAGCGATTTGTAACCCCTTCCACTATGTCACTGTTATGAACCCCAGGTGCTGTGCCTTGCTGCTGGCCTTTTCCATCACTTTCCCCTATCTCCACTCCCTCCTATACGTCCTCCTGGTGAATCAGCtcaacttttgtgcatcaaatgTTATCCATCACTTTTTTTGTGATGGTTACCCTGTCCTGAAACTGTCCTGCTCTTCTACCTTTGTCATTGAAGTTGTGGACATGACAGAAGGGCTGGCCGACGTGATGGTTCCTTTTGTCTGTATCCTCATCTCTTACTTGAGAATCCTCATTTCAGTTCTCAAGATTCCCTCAGCAGCTGGAAAACGCAAAGCCTTCTCCACCTGCAGCTCCCATCTCACTGTGGTGACCTTGTTTTATGGAAGTATTGCCTATGTCTACTTTCAGCCGCTGTCCAACTATACTGTCAAGGACCGAATAGCAACAGTCACCTACACTGTGTTGACACCAATGCTAAACCCATTCATCTacagtttaagaaataaagacatgaaaCGGGGCTTAGAGAAATTGTTAAACAAGATTAAGTCTCAAATGGGCAGGTTTCCTTCTACAAAAGCCAATAAAATCTGTGGACCCTGA